From Coturnix japonica isolate 7356 chromosome 1, Coturnix japonica 2.1, whole genome shotgun sequence, the proteins below share one genomic window:
- the SLITRK1 gene encoding SLIT and NTRK-like protein 1 → MLLWILLLETSLCFAAGNVTGDVCKEKICACNEIEGDLHVDCEKKGFTSLQHFTAPTSQFYHLFLHGNSLTRLFPNEFANFYNAVSLHMENNGLHEIVPGAFLGLQLVKRLHINNNKIKSFRKQTFLGLDDLEYLQADFNLLRDIDPGAFRDLNKLEVLILNDNLISTLPPNVFQYVPITHLDLRGNRLKTLPYEEVLEQIPGIAEILLEDNPWDCTCDLLSLKEWLENIPKNALIGRVICEAPTRLQGKDLNETTEQELCKKNRVDSSLAAPPAEEETCDPGPIPTPFKIHGKEDPATPGSGPNGGTKIPVNWQIKTRPTAAVSTVSVKSKQPAILSCPQICSCDQIPGSGLKVNCNDRNVSSLVDLKPKPSNVQELFLRDNKIHTIRKSHFLDYRKLNLLDLGNNNIATVENNTFKNLFDLRWLYMDSNYLDTLSREKFTGLQNLEYLNVEFNGIQLIMPGTFNAMPKLRVLILNNNLLRSLPVDVFAGVSLSKLSIHNNYFMYLPVAGVLDQLTSITQIDLHGNPWDCTCPIVPFKQWAEMLRPKVIMSDLRCESPEDFFKEDFESLSNDVICPQLKISPTLSSTNKNSTGVAETGTHSNSYLETSRVSISVLVPGLLLVFVTSAFTVVGMLVFILRNRKRSKRRDANSSASEINSLQTVCDSSYWHNGPYSTDGAHRVYDCGSHSLSD, encoded by the coding sequence atgctgctttggaTTCTGTTGCTGGAGACgtctctttgttttgctgctggaaaCGTTACAGGGGACGTTTGCAAAGAGAAGATCTGTGCCTGCAACGAGATAGAAGGGGATTTGCACGTAGACTGTGAGAAAAAGGGATTTACCAGCCTGCAACATTTCACCGCCCCAACTTCCCAGTTTTACCATTTATTCCTGCATGGAAATTCCCTGACTCGACTTTTCCCTAATGAGTTTGCTAACTTTTACAATGCAGTCAGTTTGCACATGGAAAACAATGGTTTGCATGAGATTGTTCCTGGGGCtttcctggggctgcagctggtgaAACGCTTGcacataaacaacaacaagatcAAATCGTTCAGGAAGCAGACTTTCCTGGGACTGGACGATCTGGAATACCTCCAGGCAGATTTTAATCTATTGCGGGATATTGATCCAGGAGCGTTTAGGGACTTGAACAAACTAGAGGTGCTGATTTTAAATGACAATCTCATCAGTACCTTGCCCCCCAACGTGTTTCAGTATGTGCCGATCACCCACCTCGACCTCCGGGGAAACCGTCTTAAAACCTTGCCTTACGAGGAGGTTCTGGAGCAGATCCCAGGCATCGCTGAAATCCTGCTAGAGGATAACCCCTGGGACTGTACTTGCGATCTGTTGTCATTGAAGGAATGGCTGGAAAACATACCCAAAAATGCTTTGATCGGCAGAGTGATTTGTGAAGCTCCCACTAGGTTGCAGGGCAAAGATTTAAATGAGACCACAGAGCAAGAGCTGTGCAAAAAGAACAGAGTGGATTCTAGTCTAGCTGCTCCCCCTGCCGAAGAAGAAACCTGCGATCCTGGTCCCATTCCAACCCCCTTTAAAATACATGGCAAAGAAGACCCTGCCACACCAGGATCTGGTCCAAACGGAGGTACAAAGATTCCTGTCAACTGGCAAATCAAAACTagacccactgctgctgtgtcaaCTGTTAGTGTGAAGAGCAAGCAACCAGCTATCTTGTCCTGCCCTCAGATCTGCAGCTGTGATCAGATCCCTGGCTCAGGTTTAAAGGTTAATTGCAATGACAGGAATGTAAGCAGCCTGGTGGATCTGAAGCCTAAGCCGTCCAATGTGCAGGAGCTGTTTCTGAGAGACAACAAAATACACACCATCAGGAAATCCCACTTTCTGGATTACCGAAAACTTAATTTACTTGATTTGGGAAACAACAATATAGCCACTGTTGAGAACAACACCTTCAAGAACCTCTTTGATCTCCGATGGCTGTACATGGATAGCAACTACTTAGACACCTTATCCCGGGAGAAATTCACCGGGCTGCAAAACCTGGAGTACCTGAACGTGGAGTTTAATGGGATCCAACTGATCATGCCCGGCACCTTCAATGCAATGCCCAAACTCAGAGTCCTCATCCTCAACAACAACTTATTGAGGTCTCTCCCAGTTGATGTGTTTGCCGGGGTCTCCCTTTCCAAACTCAGCATACACAACAACTATTTCATGTACCTCCCAGTGGCAGGGGTGCTGGACCAGCTCACCTCCATCACCCAGATCGATCTGCACGGCAACCCGTGGGACTGTACTTGCCCTATTGTGCCTTTCAAACAGTGGGCGGAAATGCTGCGCCCCAAGGTGATTATGAGCGACCTGAGGTGCGAGTCTCCAGAAGATTTCTTCAAGGAGGATTTTGAATCCCTCTCCAATGACGTGATTTGCCCTCAGCTAAAAATATCGCCCACCTTAAGTTCTACcaacaaaaacagcactggGGTTGCAGAAACAGGTACTCACTCCAACTCCTACTTGGAGACCAGTCGAGTCTCCATTTCGGTGCTAgtgccagggctgctgctggttttTGTGACCTCTGCTTTCACGGTGGTTGGCATGCTGGTTTTCATCCTGAGGAACAGAAAACGATCCAAGAGGAGGGATGCCAACTCATCTGCATCTGAGATCAACTCCTTGCAGACTGTCTGCGACTCATCCTACTGGCACAACGGGCCCTACAGCACCGATGGGGCTCACAGAGTGTATGACTGCGGTTCCCACTCCCTGTCAGACTGA